GGAGCAGGCAGGCTCCGGATGAGTTCTCGGCGCGGGAAGCGTCGCCGGTGCGGCCGTGCGCGCACGTCGCTCGTCGACGGTCCTGAAATCACGACGGCAGTGGTGCGCAGTCGATCCGGATAGCAGACGGTCGGTTTGCCGCGCCCAGGACCGCCCAGATCCGCCCCAGAACTTGCAGTTTCTGAAATTTTGCAGTTTGTGCTAAATTTTTGCGCATGTCCCCGTCGAAGCGTGCCGAGCCGACGATCGGGTTGCGCGAACAGAAGAAGCTGCGGACCCAACTCGACCTCTGCATGGCCGCGCGGCGGCTGACGGTCGAGCGAGGGCTCGATGCCACGACTGTCGAGGACATCGCGCGAGCGGTCGGCGTCTCGCCGCGTACGTTTTTCAACTACTACGAGACGAAGATGGACGCGGTGGTGGGCCCGGTCGGCGAGATCGGCACACCGGAACTGCGGGAGCATTTCACCGCGGGCGGGCCGACCGGTGTGCTCATAAACGATCTCACCTGGCTGTTCGCCGCGGGATTCGAACCCGAAAGTGAAGTACGCGAAGGTATTTCGCTGGTCACCGAGATCATCAAGACCGAACCGCGGGTCCTCGCGGCCTTTGTCGCCTCCGGCGTCCGGCTGGAGGCCACCCTGGGCGATCTTCTCTCGGCACGGCTGGGTAGCGAGGTATCGCCCGAATTCGCTTCGCTCGCAGCGGGAGTCATGACAACCATCACCACGAGGGCGGCGATGTCCTCGGCGGGTGATCCGACCGTATCGCTGGCCGCGGCGATGCGCGACCACTGCGCAATGGCCGCCCGGCTGTTCGAGCCGGCGGGCAGGAAAAGGAGACATGCCGAATGACCACGACCGCGGAATCGCCGCCCGCCCCTATTGTCCTGACCCAGAGGCGAATCGGACTCATCTTCACCGCGCTGATCGCGGGCATGTTCCTGGCCAGCCTCGATCAGACGATCGTCGGCACCGCCATGCCGACCATCGTCGGAGATCTCGGTGGCATTTCCCACATGGCCTGGACCGCGACGTCCTATCTGCTGGCGACCACCATCATGATGCCGATCTACGGAAAATTCGGTGACCTGTTCGGCAGGCGCTGGCCGTTCCTGTTCGCGATCACCATCTTCACCGTCGCGTCCGTCGGCGCCGCCGCGTCGACGAGCTTCTGGGAGTTCATCACCTTCCGCGGCCTGCAGGGCGTGGGTGGCGGCGGCCTGATGATCCTGGCGCAGGCCATCATTGCCGATGTGGTGCCCGCAAAGGATCGCGGCAAATACATGGCCCCGATGGGCGCCATCTTCGGCATCACTTCGGTCGCCGGTCCGCTCCTCGGTGGCTTCTTCGCCGATCACCTCGGCTGGCGCTGGTGCTTCTGGATCAACGTGCCGATCGGTATTGCCGCACTGTTCATCGCCTTCCGCTACCTGAGCATTCCCAGCCATCGCCCCAAGACCCGGCCCGACTACCTCGGTGT
The DNA window shown above is from Nocardia sp. NBC_01730 and carries:
- a CDS encoding TetR/AcrR family transcriptional regulator; this encodes MSPSKRAEPTIGLREQKKLRTQLDLCMAARRLTVERGLDATTVEDIARAVGVSPRTFFNYYETKMDAVVGPVGEIGTPELREHFTAGGPTGVLINDLTWLFAAGFEPESEVREGISLVTEIIKTEPRVLAAFVASGVRLEATLGDLLSARLGSEVSPEFASLAAGVMTTITTRAAMSSAGDPTVSLAAAMRDHCAMAARLFEPAGRKRRHAE